The region GAGCTGATCGAGTCGGTTACTCAGATAGCGATGGGCTGATAGGACGGGGGTTGAAGTTTCGTCTTCCTTGGAGCCCTCCAGAAATGGTTCTAGATCCGCCAATACGCGCTCAACACGGTTGCTTCTGAGTCGGTTTTTCTGGGTTGTGAACCATCGGGCTTTGCCGGAGCAGCTCGGCTCGGCCGCACTGAGGTACTCACAGACGTGATAAAAATCCACTAAGTAGCGCTGGGGGCTTAGGTTCTGTTGAGCTTGTTTTTGGATCCAAGGAGCACCGTCGCCCAGACAGTGAATCCGCGTATTGAGGCC is a window of Opitutales bacterium DNA encoding:
- a CDS encoding UPF0236 family protein, which produces GLNTRIHCLGDGAPWIQKQAQQNLSPQRYLVDFYHVCEYLSAAEPSCSGKARWFTTQKNRLRSNRVERVLADLEPFLEGSKEDETSTPVLSAHRYLSNRLDQLDYAGSLAEGLPIGSGLIESGHKHVIQARLKIPGASWNEENAQIIAQARTLRANEQWDEYWSKN